A DNA window from Jatrophihabitans endophyticus contains the following coding sequences:
- a CDS encoding SRPBCC family protein: MTVHLVIEQELPAPCEQVFDTIHDYRHRLEWDTLLRRAYTVDDAPPARGVTAVCTAAWWLGGYSFRTRYVTFDRPTVAAIKLESRPPFFAAWAASIRHTSLPGGRSRATYTMTFTVRPARLAPLLEPVAKALFRRETQRRLRALARHLARSS; encoded by the coding sequence GTGACCGTCCACCTCGTGATCGAGCAGGAGCTGCCCGCACCGTGTGAGCAGGTGTTCGACACCATTCACGACTACCGGCACCGGCTGGAGTGGGACACCCTGCTGCGGCGCGCCTACACCGTCGACGACGCCCCGCCGGCACGTGGTGTGACGGCGGTGTGCACGGCGGCGTGGTGGCTCGGCGGCTACTCCTTCCGCACCCGGTACGTCACGTTCGACCGGCCAACCGTCGCGGCCATCAAGCTGGAGTCACGGCCGCCGTTCTTCGCGGCGTGGGCGGCGTCGATCCGACACACGTCGCTGCCCGGCGGGCGTTCCCGCGCGACGTACACGATGACGTTCACGGTGCGCCCGGCTCGACTCGCGCCGCTGCTGGAACCGGTCGCGAAGGCGCTCTTCCGGCGCGAGACGCAGCGCCGACTGCGCGCACTCGCGCGGCATCTCGCGCGCTCGAGCTGA